Proteins from one Anopheles nili chromosome 2, idAnoNiliSN_F5_01, whole genome shotgun sequence genomic window:
- the LOC128721423 gene encoding thiamine transporter 2-like encodes MQPWLKISLLLCTFGFLKEIRPSEPFIVDYLAGPWRNLTMDQIIQEAFPIGTYSYLAQLAVIFLVTDLLRYKPIIIVNGAAGIVVWSMLTWTTSLSALKVLEIFYGTYCAAEVAYFSYIYAKVDREHYQKVTSHTRAAIYSGRFLAASTAQLLVYFEAMDYRQLNYLSLGAQISATAWALFLPSVPTSMYFNRRNITNDIQARSDANKRKMIVTVPDDDRSDDGKQTPTAQACETKVPFRTRMKDAFILLWTHFRTSFTNRNVLQWSVWYALAMAGYIQILAYVQALWSSIDETQPAEWNGAVEAALTLLGAIVSLLAGYVHSGFLKPRTSLLALATLAFAAGGAMLLATKTSTLVVSYVGYMIFCVLYAFAITVVSAEIAKNISDDCFGLVFGFNTLVALSLQTLLTFSVTDSDGWFALDVFGQFTVFSSYFLVLGGIYTLFLLVDILSSVIRRSE; translated from the exons ATGCAACCATGGCTAAAAATATCACTACTGCTTTGTACGTTCGGGTTTCTCAAAGAAATTCGTCCCAGCGAACCGTTCATTGTCGACTACTTGGCTGGACCTTGGCGCAACCTTACGATGGATCAG ATCATACAAGAGGCATTCCCGATCGGAACTTACTCGTATCTGGCGCAGTTAGCCGTGATCTTTCTTGTCACGGATTTACTGCGCTACAAACCGATTATCATCGTTAACGGTGCTGCCGGTATCGTCGTGTGGAGCATGCTGACGTGGACCACGTCGCTGAGCGCTTTAAAGGTGTTAGAAATATTTTACGGCACGTACTGCGCAGCGGAGGTAGCCTACTTCAGCTACATCTACGCCAAGGTTGATCGCGAGCACTACCAGAAAGTGACGTCCCACACTCGAGCTGCCATCTACAGTGGCCGATTCCTGGCTGCTAGTACGGCGCAACTACTAGTGTACTTCGAAGCTATGGACTATCGTCAGCTCAATTATCTGTCACTGGGCGCACAGATCAGTGCCACCGCGTGGGCGCTGTTTCTCCCGTCGGTACCAACGAGCATGTACTTCAACCGTCGGAACATAACTAATGATATACAGGCACGATCCGATGCGAATAAGCGTAAAATGATCGTTACGGTGCCCGACGATGACCGCTCGGAcgatggcaaacaaacgcccacTGCTCAGGCGTGTGAAACAAAGGTGCCATTCCGTACTCGCATGAAAGATGCCTTCATCCTGCTTTGGACACACTTTAGAACATCGTTTACAAATCGTAACGTGCTCCAATGGAGCGTCTGGTACGCACTGGCAATGGCAGGTTATATCCAGATTCTGGCTTATGTTCAAGCTCTGTGGAGCTCGATCGATGAAACTCAACCTGCCGAATGGAACGGTGCAGTCGAAGCGGCATTGACGCTTCTCGGTGCCATCGTATCCCTACTGGCCGGGTACGTGCACAGTGGTTTCTTGAAGCCTCGCACCAGCCTACTGGCCCTTGCCACGCTCGCGTTTGCTGCAGGCGGAGCGATGCTGCTCGCTACTAAAACAAGCACTCTGGTTGTGTCCTACGTCGGGTACATGATTTTCTGTGTCCTGTACGCTTTCGCCATCACTGTGGTTAGCGCTGAAATAGCAAAAAACATATCAGACGACTGTTTTGGACTTGTGTTTGGTTTCAACACTCTAGTGGCGTTATCGCTACAAACGCTGCTTACCTTCTCCGTTACGGACTCGGATGGTTGGTTTGCGCTGGACGTTTTCGGGCAGTTCACCGTGTTCAGCTCCTACTTCCTAGTGCTTGGTGGTATTTATACATTGTTTCTGCTAGTAGACATACTCAGTAGTGTGATACGTCGTTCGGAGTAA